From Bacillus sp. FSL K6-3431, the proteins below share one genomic window:
- a CDS encoding ATP-binding protein has product MLLEKTRSKTLSGKSMVNQLMNTASPDVIIRRSLEGIFLEVSDTVKITYGYDPKELIGKLSYDYIHPDDIGEFLLPFANGDMEIATFTYRIKNACGKYIWTETTVSVIKNPASNEPMEAISICRDISSRKKTVDQLIEAENLSLIGQLAAGLAHEIRNPLTTVKGFLQLLSSETVIKKEYLSLMQSEIVRIEQITQELMVLSKPSIYNKQHLNIIKIIEEVTLLLEVQAYKNKVQFLIKTICSSIEVFCDEKKIKQVFINLIKNGIEAMKSGGTLTINVSRDDLRKKVKIAIIDEGCGIPQSVLEQIGQPFFTTKNSGNGLGLMMSSKIIEEHMGHINVRSEVGTGTTFTVDLPT; this is encoded by the coding sequence TTGCTACTTGAAAAAACAAGAAGTAAAACGCTTAGTGGAAAATCTATGGTAAATCAATTGATGAATACAGCAAGTCCTGATGTCATAATAAGACGAAGTTTAGAAGGTATCTTCCTAGAAGTTTCAGACACCGTAAAAATTACATATGGATATGATCCAAAGGAATTAATCGGAAAATTAAGCTATGATTATATTCATCCAGACGACATTGGTGAATTTTTACTTCCGTTTGCTAATGGGGATATGGAAATTGCTACATTTACATACCGGATCAAAAATGCCTGCGGTAAATATATTTGGACAGAGACAACTGTTTCTGTTATAAAGAATCCTGCCTCGAATGAACCAATGGAAGCCATATCAATATGTAGGGATATTTCTTCCCGAAAAAAAACTGTAGATCAATTAATTGAAGCGGAAAATCTATCGCTGATTGGACAACTTGCTGCGGGATTAGCGCATGAAATTCGTAATCCTCTTACAACGGTGAAAGGATTTCTTCAATTATTATCCTCGGAGACAGTCATAAAAAAAGAATACTTGTCTTTAATGCAAAGTGAAATTGTACGGATTGAACAAATAACCCAAGAACTTATGGTATTAAGTAAGCCATCAATTTATAATAAGCAGCATTTGAATATTATTAAAATCATTGAAGAGGTAACATTATTACTCGAGGTACAGGCATATAAAAATAAAGTTCAATTTCTAATCAAAACCATATGTTCTTCAATAGAAGTTTTTTGTGATGAAAAAAAGATCAAACAAGTATTTATTAATTTAATTAAAAATGGAATAGAAGCAATGAAATCAGGTGGGACATTAACGATAAACGTATCACGTGATGATCTACGAAAAAAAGTTAAAATAGCAATTATAGATGAAGGCTGTGGAATTCCTCAATCTGTTCTGGAACAAATTGGTCAACCATTTTTTACAACAAAGAATTCGGGTAATGGACTTGGGTTAATGATGAGTAGTAAAATCATTGAAGAACATATGGGTCATATTAATGTACGTAGTGAAGTTGGTACGGGGACGACATTTACTGTAGACCTCCCAACATAA
- the yicI gene encoding alpha-xylosidase — MKFADGNWMIQQGMDLIPAVQVFTTNVKKNEVDVLVAPRDVESRSGQLDVPLLTIRYSTPIQDVISVEVIRHEGRKKRKPAFEVFEQAETNLDVADLGDFLILTSGEASVKLPKSKEWSAEYFYGEKQLTKSDFKAIAHITADTGKTYIKDELNLSVDELIYGLGERFTEFVKNGQTVDIWNKDGGTSTEQAYKNIPFYLSNRGYGIFINHPENVSFEVGSEKVSKVQFSVEGESLHYYIIGGRTLREVVSNYTSLTGKPALPPAWSYGLWLTTSFTTNYDEQTVNEFVDGMLERNIPLSVFHFDCFWMKGFHWTDFEWDSQVFPDPAGMLKRLKDKGLKISIWINPYIAQQSSLFAEACEKGYLIHRPNGDVWQWDKWQPGMGIVDFTNPEACEWYANHLRRLVDMGVDSFKTDFGERIPTDVVYHNGEDPQKMHNYYAFLYNKLVFEVLEEKLGKNEAVLFARSATAGGQQFPVHWGGDCYATYESMAESLRGGLSLGLSGFGFWSHDMGGFEQTATPDLYKRWTAFGLMSTHSRLHGNQSYRVPWIFDEEAVDITRFFSELKSSLMPYIYSSSIASAQEGVPMMRAMVLDYTNDPACKYLDKQYMFGDSLLVAPIFNDEGVGRFYLPEGKWTHLLSNEVVEGGRWQHKEYSYFDLPLYAKPNSILAIGSEKTTTDYDFADQVTLHLFELEDEQQAETTIYNTKAEAELIVKVKRRRNEITIDVENYANKDWTFVLRNLFTANEVRGAKQNITDEGLSIEPKEKNGKIMIIL, encoded by the coding sequence ATGAAATTCGCAGATGGTAATTGGATGATTCAACAAGGCATGGATTTAATTCCTGCTGTTCAAGTATTTACAACTAATGTGAAGAAGAATGAAGTGGATGTACTCGTAGCACCAAGAGATGTAGAATCACGCTCAGGTCAATTAGATGTACCATTATTAACAATACGCTATTCCACGCCAATTCAAGACGTTATTTCTGTAGAAGTGATAAGACATGAAGGACGTAAAAAGCGTAAACCAGCATTTGAAGTATTTGAGCAAGCAGAAACGAATCTAGATGTTGCTGATCTAGGAGACTTTTTAATCCTAACGAGTGGTGAAGCAAGTGTAAAACTGCCGAAAAGCAAAGAGTGGAGTGCGGAATACTTTTATGGCGAAAAACAATTAACTAAAAGTGATTTTAAAGCAATTGCTCATATAACTGCAGATACCGGCAAGACGTACATAAAAGATGAGTTGAATTTATCAGTAGATGAATTAATTTATGGTCTGGGAGAACGATTTACGGAATTTGTAAAGAATGGACAGACCGTAGATATATGGAATAAAGATGGTGGCACAAGCACAGAACAAGCATATAAAAATATCCCATTCTATCTATCCAATCGAGGCTATGGGATTTTTATTAACCATCCTGAAAACGTTTCATTTGAAGTTGGCTCAGAAAAAGTATCGAAAGTTCAATTTAGTGTGGAAGGTGAATCTCTTCATTATTATATTATTGGCGGGAGAACGTTAAGAGAAGTAGTGAGCAACTATACATCTCTTACAGGAAAACCAGCACTCCCACCAGCTTGGTCTTATGGACTATGGCTAACGACTTCATTTACAACTAATTATGATGAGCAAACAGTAAATGAATTTGTAGATGGCATGTTAGAACGTAATATTCCATTAAGCGTATTCCATTTTGATTGTTTTTGGATGAAAGGTTTCCATTGGACTGATTTCGAATGGGATTCTCAAGTATTTCCTGATCCAGCAGGAATGTTAAAACGGCTAAAAGATAAAGGTTTAAAGATCTCCATTTGGATTAATCCCTATATTGCACAGCAATCCTCCCTTTTCGCGGAGGCATGTGAAAAGGGTTACCTTATACATCGGCCAAATGGTGATGTATGGCAATGGGATAAATGGCAACCTGGCATGGGTATCGTTGACTTTACCAATCCGGAGGCATGTGAGTGGTATGCAAATCATTTACGACGACTTGTCGATATGGGTGTAGACAGTTTTAAGACTGATTTTGGAGAAAGAATTCCGACAGACGTTGTTTATCATAACGGAGAAGATCCACAGAAAATGCATAATTATTATGCCTTTCTATACAATAAATTAGTGTTTGAAGTATTGGAAGAAAAATTAGGAAAAAACGAGGCTGTTTTATTTGCACGTTCAGCAACGGCTGGTGGTCAGCAATTCCCAGTTCACTGGGGTGGTGATTGCTATGCAACCTACGAATCAATGGCTGAAAGTTTGCGTGGCGGTTTATCTTTAGGGCTATCAGGTTTTGGATTTTGGAGTCATGATATGGGCGGATTTGAACAAACTGCAACACCAGATCTTTATAAACGCTGGACTGCATTTGGTCTAATGTCGACACATAGCCGTTTACACGGTAATCAATCATATCGAGTTCCGTGGATATTTGATGAGGAAGCGGTAGATATAACAAGGTTTTTCTCGGAACTAAAATCTTCATTAATGCCATATATATATAGTTCATCGATTGCATCTGCGCAAGAGGGAGTTCCTATGATGCGGGCAATGGTTTTAGATTATACCAATGATCCAGCATGTAAATATTTAGATAAACAATATATGTTCGGTGATTCATTGTTAGTTGCACCAATATTTAATGACGAAGGTGTTGGACGTTTTTATTTACCGGAAGGCAAATGGACACATCTACTATCAAACGAAGTAGTCGAAGGCGGAAGATGGCAACATAAGGAGTATAGCTACTTTGATTTACCATTGTATGCAAAGCCAAACTCAATCCTTGCAATTGGATCAGAAAAAACGACAACGGATTACGATTTTGCTGATCAAGTTACGTTACATTTATTTGAACTTGAAGATGAGCAACAAGCTGAAACAACTATCTACAATACGAAAGCTGAAGCGGAGTTAATAGTGAAGGTAAAAAGAAGAAGAAACGAAATTACCATAGACGTAGAAAATTACGCAAATAAAGATTGGACATTTGTATTACGGAATTTATTTACTGCTAATGAAGTGAGAGGCGCAAAGCAAAATATAACAGATGAAGGATTATCGATAGAACCAAAAGAGAAGAATGGTAAAATCATGATAATACTTTAA
- a CDS encoding ABC transporter substrate-binding protein translates to MKPFRKIFSLLLFAMILTIMVACQAKEGASKEEGKSNNSSGDDKSSIELTVFDSDANADWEKMESPVGVKIKEATGVTLKPEFDINGGQQKIALMAASGEYPDMIIPKGEAGTLVDAEALIDLAPLIEEHAPNLKKIYGEDLNRLKWSKEDPSIYILSTSPADATYYTPGMGVSIQHDVVKELGYPEMHTLEDYESAVKQYIKKYPEIDGQKTIGLSLLADDWRIQPSTLNSAFWATGGSDDGEYYIDPDTHEAILHYRRPVEKDYFRWLNHMNAEGLLDKESFVQKYDQYLAKLSSGRVLSIMDPDWSVSQAQNALRESGMHERMYGTYPVTLSEEYKHTNFQSPGYQVGWGIGITVDCEDPVRAIKFLDYLASEEAQIMTNWGIEGEHYEIVDGKRVIPADVMEQRDNDKDFAKETGIGYNFQRFAPRYGDGATDSTGQTYTIASPEQIKESYTDVEKEVLDGYGVELFKDLYPQEDEFPVKPWGAAYNIQIPAGSDLELINQKVLDLAKKRVPEAILAKPADFDKVWDAFMDDLTKAGVEQGEKEFTQLVQDTVELWSE, encoded by the coding sequence ATGAAGCCATTTAGAAAGATTTTTAGTTTACTATTATTTGCGATGATTTTAACTATTATGGTAGCTTGTCAAGCAAAAGAAGGAGCTTCAAAAGAAGAAGGTAAATCAAATAATTCGTCAGGTGATGATAAGTCATCAATTGAATTGACCGTGTTTGATTCTGATGCAAACGCTGATTGGGAAAAGATGGAGAGCCCAGTAGGTGTGAAAATTAAAGAAGCAACCGGCGTTACACTTAAACCTGAGTTTGATATTAATGGCGGTCAACAAAAAATAGCATTAATGGCTGCTAGTGGGGAATATCCTGATATGATTATTCCAAAAGGAGAAGCAGGAACACTCGTGGATGCTGAAGCTTTAATCGATCTAGCACCATTGATTGAAGAGCATGCTCCTAATCTTAAAAAAATATATGGTGAGGATTTAAATCGCTTGAAGTGGAGTAAGGAAGATCCATCCATTTATATTTTAAGTACTTCTCCAGCTGATGCAACTTATTATACACCTGGTATGGGAGTTAGTATTCAACATGATGTAGTGAAAGAATTAGGTTATCCAGAAATGCATACCCTTGAGGACTATGAAAGCGCAGTCAAACAATATATAAAAAAGTATCCTGAAATTGATGGACAAAAAACAATTGGTTTATCCCTTTTAGCTGATGATTGGCGTATTCAACCATCAACATTAAATAGTGCTTTCTGGGCAACTGGTGGCTCGGATGATGGTGAATATTATATTGACCCAGATACACATGAAGCGATACTACATTATCGTCGTCCTGTTGAAAAAGATTACTTCCGTTGGTTAAATCATATGAATGCTGAAGGACTATTAGACAAGGAGAGTTTTGTACAAAAATATGATCAATATTTAGCGAAGCTTTCTTCTGGTAGAGTACTTAGCATAATGGATCCAGATTGGTCTGTTTCACAAGCCCAAAATGCATTACGTGAATCAGGTATGCATGAAAGAATGTATGGAACATATCCAGTCACATTAAGTGAAGAGTATAAACATACAAACTTCCAAAGCCCTGGTTATCAAGTAGGTTGGGGAATTGGAATAACAGTGGATTGCGAAGATCCTGTTCGTGCAATTAAATTTCTGGACTATTTGGCATCTGAAGAAGCACAAATTATGACAAATTGGGGCATTGAGGGAGAACACTACGAGATAGTAGACGGGAAACGTGTTATTCCTGCGGACGTAATGGAACAACGCGACAATGATAAAGACTTTGCAAAGGAAACTGGTATTGGATACAATTTCCAAAGATTTGCGCCGAGATATGGTGATGGTGCTACTGACTCAACGGGTCAAACATATACAATTGCTTCCCCTGAACAAATTAAAGAATCTTATACAGATGTAGAAAAAGAGGTACTTGACGGATATGGTGTTGAATTATTTAAAGATTTATACCCTCAAGAGGATGAGTTCCCTGTAAAACCTTGGGGTGCTGCTTACAATATTCAAATTCCAGCTGGTTCCGATCTTGAATTAATTAACCAAAAGGTGTTAGATCTTGCTAAGAAACGTGTTCCAGAAGCCATTCTCGCTAAACCCGCAGATTTTGATAAAGTATGGGATGCATTTATGGATGATTTAACTAAAGCAGGAGTAGAACAAGGAGAAAAAGAGTTTACACAACTAGTTCAAGATACAGTTGAATTATGGAGTGAATAA
- a CDS encoding carbohydrate ABC transporter permease, protein MGTVTKKSHGSPSIRGHLFDIINYTFLTIIMIVTLYPFLNVLAISLNDSTDTIRGGIYIWPREFTLSNYIEIAKYDNLITGFTNSVLRTVIGTVLGVFSSAMVAFTLSRVDFQGRRFVSTFIVLTMYFSGGLIPGYMLIRELHLINTFWVYLLPGLVNAFNIIIIRSFMDGIPFSLQESAKMDGANDFTIFYRVILPLCKPVLATIALFVAVGQWNSWFDTYLYNSMNESLTTLQYELMKILENTQMGSVDANQLRGQEQQANQVSPDSIKMAITMVTVVPIIVVYPFLQKYFIQGMTLGAVKQ, encoded by the coding sequence TTGGGCACGGTAACTAAAAAGAGTCACGGAAGTCCGAGCATTAGGGGGCATCTGTTTGATATAATCAACTATACTTTTTTAACAATCATTATGATTGTTACATTATATCCTTTTTTGAACGTCTTAGCGATTTCATTAAATGATTCAACAGATACGATAAGAGGAGGCATTTATATATGGCCGCGGGAGTTTACTTTATCTAATTATATTGAGATAGCAAAGTATGATAACTTAATTACCGGATTTACTAACTCTGTTTTACGAACAGTAATAGGTACGGTTTTAGGTGTGTTTTCCTCCGCGATGGTCGCTTTTACATTGAGTCGTGTTGATTTCCAAGGCAGACGCTTTGTTTCAACTTTTATCGTTCTAACGATGTATTTTTCAGGGGGATTAATTCCGGGTTACATGCTCATCAGAGAATTACATCTGATCAACACGTTCTGGGTTTATCTTCTACCGGGTTTGGTGAATGCATTTAATATTATTATCATTAGATCATTCATGGATGGCATCCCATTTTCTTTGCAAGAATCTGCGAAAATGGATGGGGCCAATGATTTTACTATTTTTTATCGTGTCATCCTGCCGTTGTGTAAACCCGTTTTAGCCACAATTGCTTTATTTGTTGCAGTAGGGCAATGGAATAGTTGGTTTGACACCTATCTATATAACAGCATGAATGAAAGTTTAACAACTTTGCAATATGAGTTAATGAAAATTTTGGAGAATACGCAAATGGGTAGCGTTGATGCTAATCAACTTCGAGGTCAAGAACAGCAAGCTAACCAAGTTTCACCGGATTCTATTAAAATGGCCATAACGATGGTTACTGTAGTACCAATTATCGTGGTCTATCCATTCTTGCAAAAATATTTTATACAAGGTATGACTTTGGGAGCAGTGAAACAATGA
- a CDS encoding ABC transporter permease gives MKVITKESNGNIKLEVKKNSFWKVFFNQKALYMMSLPFVAWVFVFNYLPLWGWSMAFQNFRPAKSFFEQEWVGLEHFIALLSDERFYMAFRNTLAMSLLGLLVGFTIPILFAVFLNEVRHSSFKRTVQTVTYLPHFVSWVVVAGIVGKMLSIDGGIINDLLLKVGIIDEPFQFMAKETWFWGIVTVSDLWKEMGWNAIIFLAAIAGLDPQLYEAAKVDGASRLRQIWHITLPGIRPTILVVLILNIGHLINIGFEKQFLLGNSLVTDYAEVLDLYALNYGIGLGRFSYGTAIGIFNSVVSILLLLLANGIFKRYSNQSVM, from the coding sequence ATGAAGGTAATTACAAAGGAGTCTAATGGGAATATTAAGTTAGAGGTTAAGAAGAATAGTTTTTGGAAAGTGTTTTTCAACCAAAAGGCACTATACATGATGTCACTCCCCTTTGTTGCATGGGTCTTTGTTTTTAACTATCTTCCATTGTGGGGATGGTCAATGGCTTTTCAAAACTTTCGGCCCGCAAAATCATTTTTTGAACAGGAATGGGTTGGACTAGAACATTTTATAGCTTTATTGAGTGATGAACGTTTTTATATGGCTTTTAGAAATACTTTGGCCATGAGTTTATTAGGTTTATTAGTAGGTTTTACGATTCCAATTTTATTTGCTGTTTTTTTAAATGAAGTTCGTCATTCTTCCTTTAAACGAACGGTACAAACGGTTACTTATTTACCGCATTTTGTTTCATGGGTAGTTGTAGCTGGTATAGTCGGTAAAATGTTATCCATTGATGGCGGTATAATTAATGATTTACTACTGAAGGTTGGTATTATTGATGAGCCTTTTCAATTTATGGCAAAAGAAACCTGGTTTTGGGGAATTGTTACCGTTTCAGATTTATGGAAAGAGATGGGTTGGAATGCCATTATCTTTTTAGCCGCGATAGCTGGACTTGATCCGCAACTTTATGAAGCGGCAAAAGTAGATGGAGCTAGTAGACTTAGACAAATTTGGCATATCACTTTACCAGGAATTCGGCCGACGATTTTAGTTGTTCTTATTTTAAATATTGGTCACTTGATTAATATCGGATTTGAAAAACAATTTTTACTAGGGAATTCTTTAGTTACTGATTACGCAGAAGTGTTAGATTTGTATGCGCTTAACTACGGTATTGGATTAGGAAGATTCTCATATGGTACTGCAATTGGTATTTTTAATTCCGTCGTAAGTATTTTATTATTACTTCTAGCTAATGGTATATTCAAACGATATTCAAATCAAAGTGTTATGTAA
- a CDS encoding response regulator transcription factor: MHSVVIVDDEPTILEGLKTLIPWNEQGFDVIAVAKNGVEGIQLYRQLTPDLMIVDIRMPQMDGLTMMKEIRLQSPNVHFLILSGYADFDYAKQAIKSGADGYLLKPLDEDELIQSLHIIKVKLKQMQVLEQMKEHNKEKTRHRLIKLLLTNDLILDESEIVHFQEHFGLINAEFQIILLKEIESRNDMQRQSSEWKLKLKAIYEISKRGYVFERQDVLGLLLFNENSNKIQTSTMFKEISEVIETERFYAVVGDEVDQLKNISQSFETALQLMDRRFYFEIGKILNKYEHAILQYSPDNIVNDFQKNEIEDKLYYSLEIADYKMCKKIIDEFVKEVKVRLLSKEEIITLSIQIYTGSLSKVMTANPSYKPFINSILAKSADIYEMDSLPSIRSFLLEQTKNVVQFLDNGKTDIIVNKMIDLINKSYAQNIRLETLAEVFNYNSAYLGKLFRSSTGVYFNTYLDQVRIEKGKGLLKKGLKVYEVAEQIGYANVDYFHKKFKFYTGFSPSRFRKEVESINEKL; the protein is encoded by the coding sequence ATGCATAGCGTTGTCATTGTGGATGATGAACCGACTATTCTTGAAGGATTGAAAACACTTATACCATGGAATGAGCAGGGGTTTGATGTAATTGCGGTTGCAAAAAATGGTGTGGAAGGAATTCAATTATATCGGCAATTAACTCCTGATTTAATGATCGTTGATATTAGAATGCCTCAAATGGACGGGTTGACTATGATGAAGGAGATTCGTCTACAATCTCCAAATGTTCATTTTTTAATTTTAAGCGGGTATGCTGATTTTGATTATGCTAAACAAGCGATAAAATCAGGTGCGGATGGGTATTTGCTAAAGCCATTAGATGAAGATGAATTAATTCAGTCTTTACACATAATCAAGGTAAAATTAAAACAAATGCAGGTTTTGGAACAAATGAAAGAGCATAATAAAGAGAAAACAAGACATCGTCTAATTAAATTACTCCTAACAAATGATCTCATACTAGATGAAAGTGAAATTGTTCATTTTCAAGAACATTTCGGTCTCATAAATGCCGAATTTCAAATTATCTTACTAAAAGAAATAGAAAGCAGAAATGATATGCAGCGTCAGTCATCGGAATGGAAACTAAAATTGAAGGCTATTTATGAAATTAGTAAAAGAGGGTATGTATTTGAAAGACAGGATGTACTAGGGTTACTACTATTTAATGAAAATAGCAATAAGATTCAGACGTCTACAATGTTTAAAGAAATTTCTGAAGTCATTGAAACAGAAAGATTTTATGCTGTAGTAGGGGACGAAGTCGATCAATTGAAAAATATCAGTCAATCATTTGAAACCGCGTTACAATTAATGGACCGTCGCTTTTATTTTGAAATAGGGAAAATTTTAAATAAATATGAACATGCTATTCTGCAATATTCTCCTGACAACATAGTGAATGATTTTCAAAAGAATGAAATTGAGGACAAGCTTTATTATTCCTTAGAAATAGCAGATTATAAAATGTGTAAAAAAATTATAGATGAATTCGTAAAAGAAGTGAAAGTACGGCTACTATCAAAAGAGGAGATAATAACTTTAAGTATACAAATATACACAGGTTCGTTAAGTAAAGTGATGACTGCAAATCCAAGTTATAAGCCTTTCATAAATTCAATTCTAGCAAAGAGTGCCGATATTTACGAAATGGATTCACTACCCAGCATAAGAAGTTTTTTATTGGAACAAACTAAGAATGTTGTCCAATTTTTGGATAATGGAAAAACAGATATTATTGTAAATAAGATGATTGATTTGATTAATAAGAGCTATGCTCAAAATATTCGCCTCGAAACACTTGCCGAGGTATTTAATTATAATAGTGCATATTTAGGTAAACTTTTTAGAAGTAGCACAGGCGTATATTTTAATACGTATTTAGATCAAGTGCGGATTGAAAAAGGGAAAGGTTTATTAAAAAAGGGACTAAAAGTCTATGAGGTAGCTGAACAAATCGGGTATGCAAATGTAGATTATTTTCACAAGAAATTTAAATTTTATACTGGTTTTTCTCCTTCTCGATTTCGAAAAGAAGTAGAAAGTATTAATGAAAAATTGTGA
- a CDS encoding sensor histidine kinase: MKAYVIRKFNDLKLKNKLMFSFVGVIFLPILIVGIFLTQELRKMALNDALEVTQMNVERVKKRTDELLKIPIYISNNLQFDARLKSLANEEYDSIYDVVNAYNNYKDFQYYEELYPIVDHIYFYMDNPSMLNNWSFLPLDDKVKNENWYQDADKANGLVKWNYMTNPTQGSEKQLSLVRKMNFWDYKTSGILVITIDQAQLNLILDQESSITVITDENNHVVATNNQDLIGMEIAGLIDSTFTTDQLPITIEGKVNGEPSQIIVDYLLTEASGNQLKVISVVSTEHIVKDANRLSLLGVTITAIAVFMAFLLISGVSWLLAKRLSNLSEKISHVAAGNLETKIYIDGNDEIGQLSQQFNNMVGNIRQLIDQVYESNRQKNIIEKQQNKIKFKMLASQINPHFLFNTLEAIRMKAHMKGEKEIADIVKLLGKLMRKSLETSGAKIRLSDEMEVVRCYLEIQKFRFEDRLTYDLQIEEDVELVLVHPLIIQPLVENAVIHGLEEKEKDGKVIVKAYMKDASLYVSIEDNGVGIQPEKIKDIYLSLEDQSEKDGIRIGLRNVHQRLVLTHGKDSGLVIYSKEGLGTKVQFKIPGGE, encoded by the coding sequence ATGAAGGCATATGTCATCCGTAAATTTAATGATCTTAAATTAAAGAATAAATTAATGTTTTCATTTGTCGGAGTGATTTTTCTTCCAATATTAATTGTCGGTATTTTTTTAACGCAAGAGTTGAGAAAAATGGCGTTAAATGATGCATTGGAAGTAACGCAAATGAATGTTGAACGAGTAAAGAAGCGAACAGATGAGTTGCTAAAAATACCAATTTACATTTCCAATAACTTGCAATTCGACGCTAGGTTAAAGAGCTTAGCTAATGAGGAATACGATTCAATATATGATGTAGTAAATGCATATAATAATTATAAAGACTTCCAATACTACGAGGAACTTTATCCTATAGTCGATCATATTTATTTTTACATGGATAACCCCTCTATGCTAAATAATTGGTCCTTTTTACCTTTAGACGATAAAGTTAAAAATGAAAATTGGTATCAAGACGCAGATAAGGCGAATGGTTTGGTTAAGTGGAATTATATGACTAATCCAACGCAAGGAAGTGAGAAGCAATTAAGCCTCGTAAGGAAAATGAATTTCTGGGATTATAAAACTTCCGGGATACTTGTTATTACAATTGATCAAGCGCAATTAAATTTGATTCTAGACCAAGAATCCTCCATAACTGTGATTACTGATGAAAACAATCACGTTGTAGCGACTAATAATCAAGATTTGATAGGAATGGAGATTGCAGGATTAATTGATTCCACATTTACTACAGATCAATTGCCAATTACGATTGAAGGTAAAGTAAATGGTGAGCCTTCTCAAATTATTGTCGACTATTTATTAACAGAAGCGAGTGGTAATCAATTAAAAGTTATTTCCGTTGTTTCAACAGAGCATATTGTGAAGGATGCCAACCGTTTAAGCCTACTTGGAGTAACAATTACGGCTATTGCTGTATTCATGGCATTTTTATTAATTTCAGGTGTATCATGGCTATTGGCAAAACGACTCTCAAATTTAAGCGAAAAAATTAGTCATGTTGCTGCTGGAAATTTAGAAACCAAAATATATATTGATGGAAATGATGAAATTGGGCAATTATCTCAGCAATTCAATAATATGGTTGGTAATATTCGGCAATTGATTGACCAAGTATATGAAAGCAATCGGCAAAAAAATATAATTGAAAAACAACAAAATAAAATCAAATTTAAAATGTTGGCGAGTCAAATCAACCCACACTTTTTATTTAATACACTTGAAGCGATTAGGATGAAAGCCCATATGAAGGGTGAAAAGGAAATTGCGGATATCGTCAAATTACTTGGTAAGTTAATGAGGAAAAGTCTTGAAACAAGCGGTGCGAAAATCCGCTTGTCAGATGAAATGGAAGTAGTACGTTGTTATTTGGAAATACAAAAATTTAGATTTGAAGATCGTCTGACATATGATCTTCAAATAGAGGAAGATGTAGAATTGGTGCTTGTCCATCCGCTAATCATTCAACCATTAGTGGAAAATGCTGTTATTCATGGTCTAGAAGAAAAAGAAAAGGATGGGAAGGTCATTGTAAAGGCATACATGAAAGATGCCTCCCTTTATGTTTCAATTGAAGATAATGGTGTTGGAATCCAACCAGAAAAAATTAAAGATATATATTTATCATTAGAGGATCAAAGTGAAAAGGATGGTATTCGAATCGGTTTACGTAATGTCCATCAGCGTCTAGTACTTACGCATGGAAAAGATTCTGGACTGGTTATTTATAGTAAAGAAGGTCTTGGAACTAAGGTCCAGTTTAAAATACCTGGAGGGGAATAA